In the Micromonospora narathiwatensis genome, one interval contains:
- a CDS encoding bifunctional DNA primase/polymerase, protein MSDLLTAALGHAARGWHVFPLRPDDKRPAFPDHPADDCTGRDPRCRAGHVGWEARATTDPDRIRRAWSARPYGIGVACGPSALVVVDLDTPKTGGAGRDGLAVLAELAAAHAATIDPTYTVTTGRGGTHLYYRHPDTGPALRNTAGTLGPMVDTRAHGGYVVAAGSTVAGRPYVVDLDTDPAPLPGWLAALLAPVPLPPQRPVVVDLPADRTGAYVRAAIDRETARVTAAPAGERNRSLYIAAVALGQLTAGGALTADDAESVLEQAAASAGLGRVETARTIRSGLAAGSRRPRKVAA, encoded by the coding sequence ATGTCTGACCTGCTCACCGCCGCCCTCGGCCACGCCGCACGCGGGTGGCACGTCTTCCCGCTGCGCCCCGACGACAAGCGACCCGCGTTCCCCGACCACCCCGCCGACGACTGCACCGGACGAGATCCGCGCTGCCGCGCCGGTCACGTCGGGTGGGAGGCCCGCGCGACCACCGACCCCGACCGCATCCGCCGCGCGTGGTCGGCCCGCCCGTATGGCATCGGCGTCGCGTGCGGGCCGTCCGCGCTGGTGGTGGTCGATCTGGACACCCCGAAGACCGGCGGGGCGGGGCGTGACGGCCTGGCCGTGCTCGCCGAGCTGGCCGCCGCGCACGCCGCCACGATCGACCCGACCTACACCGTGACCACCGGGCGGGGCGGCACGCACCTGTACTACCGGCACCCCGACACCGGTCCGGCGCTGCGTAACACCGCCGGGACGCTCGGCCCGATGGTCGACACCCGCGCCCACGGCGGCTACGTCGTCGCTGCTGGCTCCACCGTGGCCGGTCGCCCGTACGTGGTCGATCTGGACACCGACCCCGCGCCGCTGCCCGGGTGGCTGGCCGCGCTGCTGGCACCCGTGCCGCTGCCGCCGCAACGTCCGGTGGTGGTCGACCTGCCCGCCGACCGCACAGGGGCGTACGTGCGGGCCGCGATCGACCGGGAGACGGCACGGGTCACCGCCGCTCCGGCGGGGGAGCGCAACCGGTCGCTGTACATCGCCGCTGTGGCTCTCGGCCAGCTCACCGCCGGGGGCGCGCTCACCGCCGACGACGCCGAAAGCGTGCTGGAACAGGCCGCAGCATCCGCCGGGCTCGGCCGCGTCGAGACCGCACGCACCATCCGATCCGGGCTAGCCGCTGGCTCCCGCCGACCCCGAAAGGTGGCCGCATGA
- a CDS encoding YfjI family protein — protein sequence MSTARLHLVTDHPDATEPEAAGAALWDVPVPLTGANTAPPPFPVDVFPRWLGDMVTGVARFTQTDPAMAGTLAMAVLSACAGGRLEVEPVAGWREPVNIFAAVIAGPGERKSPVHRAMTAPLFAAQSTLADAMRPRIAEAAALRDIADRQAEQAKAAAAKATDPHKRDDAAAEAVAAAIAAEAITVPGLPRLIVDDATPEALIGLMAANGGRMAIISDEGGIFDTLAGRYSGAPNLDPYLKGHAGQPMSNERQTREGASVDKPALTVCVMAQPTVLRKFGGNADLAGRGLPARFLFALPRSLAGYRAVDSDPVPEQVTTGYARRVHDLAATLAEWEDPAVVALTEEAGQVRRAAAEQVETELRPGGSLYDMREWGNKLSGATLRLAGLLHVAHHPADAWRQPIDADRMADAVRLAEFFAAHYRAALTTIGTDSAVENARYVLGVLTTKGMTTFTRRELHRRVSRRLPKSDEVSAVLGELAALGWVRHGPDGRYELHPRAVAENPGSADTLTPAPDGDVSADQSNREAVNGPR from the coding sequence ATGAGCACCGCCCGCCTCCACCTCGTCACCGACCACCCAGACGCCACCGAGCCGGAAGCCGCGGGCGCCGCGTTGTGGGATGTTCCAGTGCCCCTGACCGGCGCGAACACCGCGCCGCCGCCGTTCCCGGTCGACGTGTTCCCCCGCTGGCTCGGCGACATGGTGACCGGCGTTGCCCGGTTCACTCAGACCGATCCGGCCATGGCCGGCACACTCGCCATGGCGGTGCTGTCCGCGTGCGCGGGTGGCCGCCTGGAGGTGGAGCCGGTGGCCGGGTGGCGCGAGCCGGTCAACATCTTCGCCGCCGTCATCGCCGGTCCCGGCGAGCGCAAGTCACCCGTTCACCGGGCGATGACCGCGCCGCTGTTCGCCGCACAGTCCACCCTGGCCGACGCCATGCGCCCGCGCATCGCCGAGGCCGCCGCGCTGCGCGACATCGCCGACCGGCAAGCCGAACAGGCCAAAGCCGCCGCCGCGAAGGCCACCGACCCGCACAAGCGCGACGACGCCGCCGCCGAAGCGGTAGCCGCCGCGATCGCCGCCGAAGCCATCACCGTTCCCGGCCTCCCGAGGCTGATCGTGGACGACGCCACCCCCGAGGCGCTCATCGGGCTGATGGCCGCCAACGGCGGACGCATGGCCATCATCTCGGATGAGGGCGGCATCTTCGACACCCTCGCCGGTCGCTACTCCGGTGCCCCCAACCTCGACCCCTACCTCAAGGGGCACGCGGGGCAGCCGATGAGCAACGAACGGCAGACCCGCGAGGGTGCCTCCGTCGACAAACCCGCGCTGACCGTGTGCGTGATGGCGCAACCGACCGTGCTGCGCAAGTTCGGCGGCAACGCCGACCTCGCCGGACGCGGCCTACCGGCCCGGTTCCTGTTCGCGCTCCCGCGCTCCCTGGCCGGGTACCGGGCGGTCGACAGTGACCCCGTGCCCGAACAGGTCACCACCGGCTACGCCCGCCGGGTGCACGACCTGGCCGCCACCCTCGCCGAGTGGGAAGACCCCGCCGTCGTCGCCCTCACCGAGGAAGCCGGCCAGGTCCGCCGAGCTGCCGCCGAACAGGTCGAAACGGAGCTACGGCCCGGCGGCAGCCTCTACGACATGCGGGAGTGGGGCAACAAGCTCTCCGGCGCGACACTCCGGTTGGCCGGGCTGCTGCACGTCGCCCACCACCCCGCCGACGCCTGGCGGCAACCCATCGACGCCGACCGCATGGCCGACGCCGTACGCCTCGCCGAGTTCTTCGCCGCGCACTACCGGGCCGCGCTCACCACCATCGGCACCGACAGCGCGGTAGAGAACGCCCGCTACGTGCTCGGCGTGCTCACCACCAAGGGCATGACCACCTTCACCCGCCGGGAACTGCACCGCCGCGTCTCCCGGCGACTGCCCAAGTCCGATGAGGTGTCGGCGGTGCTCGGCGAACTGGCCGCCCTCGGATGGGTCCGCCACGGACCGGACGGCCGCTACGAACTGCACCCCCGCGCCGTGGCGGAGAACCCCGGAAGCGCTGACACGCTGACACCTGCCCCGGATGGCGACGTTTCCGCAGATCAAAGCAACCGCGAGGCTGTCAACGGGCCGCGTTGA
- a CDS encoding helix-turn-helix transcriptional regulator, protein MTARSTPAGNLLTLAEVLDELRVPRSTFFRWKATGRAPRTIKYPNGSLYVRRRDLDNWLNDHEEAA, encoded by the coding sequence ATGACTGCCCGCAGCACCCCCGCCGGCAACCTGCTCACCCTCGCCGAAGTCCTGGACGAACTCCGCGTACCCCGCTCCACCTTCTTTCGCTGGAAGGCCACCGGCCGCGCACCCCGAACCATCAAGTACCCCAACGGAAGCCTCTACGTCCGCCGTCGCGACCTGGACAACTGGCTCAACGATCACGAGGAGGCCGCTTGA
- a CDS encoding tyrosine-type recombinase/integrase gives MSSYDVRIHAILTNELSGRKKSYTVRWKVAGKPFRHTYATRALAESFRSKLVVAQREGTAFDEKSGLPEPMARKLNSRNWYDLAVAFVDMKWPRAAATQRKSIADALTTVTLALLATSRGTPDDAEIRHALYTWTFNKLQRDRDKGQPPEKLSPAVCWLMANTLPLSEVANPATIRKALDALTVRIDGGPAAANTVARKRAVFYSALKYAVELRYLDAHPMDFIQWRAPKNTDQVDRKVVVNPEQARSLLSAVRKRDPHLEGFFACMYFAALRPSEVIHLRADECELPESGWGWLHLSGSTQQVGEDWSDSGRSLEDRELKHRAKKATRDVPACPELVRILRHHVREHCRDANGRMFNAAGARPAPVSKSTYLRAWRQAREAALTPAQQRSPLAHRPYDLRHAAVSLWLNAGVPATQVAQWAGHSVHVLLKVYASCIDGQDEAARKRIEGALGTDDQAGNAPGDADT, from the coding sequence TTGAGCAGCTACGACGTGCGCATTCACGCGATCCTGACCAACGAACTATCGGGACGGAAAAAGTCGTACACAGTCCGATGGAAGGTCGCTGGCAAGCCGTTCCGGCACACCTACGCCACTCGGGCGCTCGCCGAAAGCTTTCGGTCGAAGCTGGTGGTTGCTCAGCGCGAGGGAACCGCTTTCGATGAGAAGTCCGGGCTACCGGAACCGATGGCACGGAAACTGAACAGCCGGAATTGGTACGACCTCGCCGTTGCGTTCGTGGATATGAAGTGGCCGCGTGCCGCCGCAACCCAGCGCAAGAGCATCGCCGATGCGCTCACCACGGTCACGCTCGCCCTGCTTGCCACGTCACGTGGCACACCGGACGACGCCGAGATTCGGCACGCTCTCTACACGTGGACCTTCAACAAGTTGCAGCGCGACCGCGACAAGGGCCAACCACCGGAAAAGCTTTCGCCGGCCGTCTGCTGGCTCATGGCGAACACGCTGCCGCTGTCGGAAGTGGCGAACCCGGCCACCATCCGAAAGGCGCTCGACGCGCTCACGGTCCGGATCGACGGCGGCCCGGCCGCAGCAAACACGGTTGCGAGGAAACGGGCCGTCTTCTACAGCGCCTTGAAGTACGCCGTTGAGCTTCGCTACCTCGACGCACACCCCATGGATTTCATTCAGTGGCGAGCGCCGAAGAACACCGATCAGGTCGACCGGAAGGTGGTGGTAAATCCCGAGCAAGCCCGTTCCCTACTCTCGGCAGTACGGAAACGCGATCCGCACTTGGAAGGCTTCTTCGCCTGCATGTACTTCGCCGCGCTCCGGCCCTCCGAGGTAATCCACCTACGCGCCGACGAATGCGAGCTACCCGAAAGCGGGTGGGGCTGGCTTCATCTCAGCGGCTCAACGCAACAGGTGGGCGAGGATTGGAGCGATAGCGGCCGGTCGCTGGAAGATCGGGAGTTGAAGCACCGGGCGAAGAAGGCGACCCGCGACGTTCCGGCCTGCCCGGAGCTGGTCCGCATCCTGCGGCATCACGTACGGGAGCACTGCCGGGACGCCAACGGCCGGATGTTCAACGCCGCTGGTGCGCGACCGGCCCCGGTGTCCAAGAGCACCTATCTGCGTGCCTGGCGACAGGCACGCGAGGCAGCGTTGACGCCGGCTCAGCAGCGCTCACCACTGGCGCACCGGCCGTACGACCTGCGGCACGCTGCCGTCTCGCTCTGGCTCAACGCCGGAGTGCCGGCTACCCAGGTCGCGCAATGGGCCGGACACAGCGTGCACGTGCTGTTGAAGGTCTACGCCTCGTGCATCGACGGCCAGGACGAAGCCGCCCGGAAGCGGATCGAGGGAGCGCTAGGCACCGACGACCAGGCCGGGAATGCGCCGGGTGACGCCGACACGTAA
- a CDS encoding AAA family ATPase yields the protein MWNTPAVVLITGIMAAGKSTVAELLARRLPRSVHVRGDVFRRMIVGGRAAMTAQLSDEARRQLRLRYDLAASTADRYAAEGFTVVLQDIVIGPELPAMVERLRHRPLAVVVLAPRAEVVAARERLRPKQGYGDWPVADLDAGFRADTPRIGLWLDTSAQTPEETVDEIVSRAWTAGRIG from the coding sequence ATGTGGAACACCCCGGCGGTGGTGCTGATCACCGGAATCATGGCGGCCGGCAAGTCCACTGTGGCCGAGCTGCTGGCCCGGCGGCTGCCCCGGTCGGTGCACGTACGTGGGGACGTGTTCCGGCGGATGATCGTCGGCGGGCGGGCCGCGATGACGGCGCAGCTCTCGGACGAGGCCCGGCGGCAGCTCCGGCTCCGCTACGACCTCGCCGCGTCGACCGCGGACCGGTACGCCGCCGAGGGCTTCACCGTCGTCCTCCAGGACATCGTAATCGGCCCGGAGCTGCCGGCGATGGTGGAAAGGCTCCGGCACCGGCCGCTCGCGGTGGTGGTGCTCGCGCCCCGCGCCGAGGTGGTCGCCGCCCGTGAGCGGCTCCGGCCCAAGCAGGGGTACGGGGACTGGCCGGTCGCCGACCTGGACGCCGGGTTCCGGGCCGACACGCCCCGGATCGGGCTCTGGCTGGACACCTCGGCACAGACACCCGAGGAGACGGTGGACGAGATCGTGAGCCGGGCGTGGACGGCGGGGCGGATCGGGTAA
- a CDS encoding NAD(P)H-quinone oxidoreductase: MRAITIPEPGGPEALVWAEVPDPEPGPDEVLIDVRASAVNRADLLQRQGHYPPPPGAPAYPGLECSGVIAAVGAEVTAWGVGQEVCALLAGGGYAERVAVPAGQVLPVPAGMAVVDAAALPEVACTVWSNVVRLAGLTKGETLLVHGGGSGIGTFAVQLGAALGATVVVTARAAKHARLRELGAAHTIDYREQDFVEEVRRVTAGRGADVVLDIMGAAYLSRNVAALATGGRLVVIGMQGGRNGELDLGLLLAKRASVHATALRSRPPEEKAEIVRGVREQVWPLVEAGMIQPVVDRRVPMTDAAEAHRVVEANQHVGKVLLIR, translated from the coding sequence ATGCGCGCGATCACGATCCCGGAACCCGGCGGACCGGAGGCCCTCGTCTGGGCGGAGGTGCCCGACCCCGAGCCCGGCCCGGACGAGGTGCTGATCGACGTGCGGGCGAGCGCGGTCAACCGGGCGGACCTGCTGCAACGGCAGGGACACTACCCGCCGCCGCCGGGTGCGCCGGCGTACCCGGGGTTGGAGTGCTCCGGGGTGATCGCCGCGGTCGGCGCCGAGGTGACCGCCTGGGGGGTCGGGCAGGAGGTCTGCGCGCTGCTGGCCGGCGGCGGGTACGCCGAACGGGTGGCCGTGCCGGCCGGGCAGGTGCTGCCGGTGCCGGCCGGGATGGCCGTGGTCGACGCCGCGGCGCTGCCGGAGGTGGCCTGCACGGTCTGGTCGAACGTGGTCCGGCTCGCCGGGCTGACGAAGGGCGAGACGCTGCTGGTGCACGGCGGGGGCAGCGGGATCGGCACGTTCGCCGTCCAGCTCGGCGCGGCCCTCGGCGCGACCGTCGTGGTGACCGCCCGGGCGGCGAAGCACGCGCGGCTGCGCGAGCTGGGTGCCGCGCACACCATCGACTACCGGGAGCAGGACTTCGTCGAGGAGGTCCGTCGGGTCACCGCCGGCCGGGGTGCCGATGTCGTCCTGGACATCATGGGTGCCGCTTACCTGTCCCGGAACGTGGCGGCGCTGGCCACCGGCGGCCGGCTCGTGGTCATCGGCATGCAGGGCGGCCGGAATGGCGAGCTGGACCTGGGCCTGCTGCTCGCGAAGCGGGCTTCCGTGCACGCCACGGCGCTGCGCTCCCGCCCGCCCGAGGAGAAGGCGGAGATCGTCCGGGGCGTACGCGAGCAGGTGTGGCCGCTGGTCGAGGCGGGGATGATCCAGCCGGTCGTGGACCGCCGGGTGCCGATGACCGACGCGGCGGAGGCTCATCGCGTGGTGGAGGCGAACCAGCACGTGGGCAAGGTGCTGCTGATCCGGTGA
- the soxR gene encoding redox-sensitive transcriptional activator SoxR, with translation MHEALTIGQLSARSGVAPSALRYYERLGLIRSHRTGGNQRRYARTELRRVAFVRISQQVGVSLEEIREALDSLPSARNPTPEDWAALSRAWRDRLDEKIRLLGKLRDDLDGCIGCGCLSLQRCTLYNPDDSLSAEGPGARLVLPRADGAPAPA, from the coding sequence ATGCACGAAGCACTCACCATCGGACAGCTCTCCGCCCGCAGCGGGGTGGCTCCCTCCGCGCTGCGCTACTACGAGCGGCTCGGGCTGATCCGGTCCCATCGGACCGGCGGCAACCAGCGTCGGTACGCCCGCACCGAGCTGCGCCGGGTGGCGTTCGTCCGGATCTCCCAGCAGGTCGGCGTCTCCCTGGAGGAGATCCGGGAAGCGCTGGACTCGCTGCCGTCCGCGCGTAACCCCACCCCGGAGGACTGGGCCGCGCTCTCCCGCGCCTGGCGGGACCGGCTGGACGAGAAGATCCGGCTGCTCGGCAAGCTCCGCGACGACCTGGACGGCTGCATCGGCTGCGGCTGCCTGTCGTTGCAGCGCTGCACCCTCTACAACCCGGACGACTCGCTCTCCGCCGAGGGCCCCGGCGCCCGGCTGGTGCTGCCTCGCGCCGACGGCGCCCCGGCGCCGGCCTGA
- a CDS encoding transketolase — MTTTTATEPAALRALLDRVRAGREFSANVYSTLDVLQVLYDRVLRITPATVDDPDRDRFLLSKGHAVAGYYALLAAKGFVPVEWLDDQGGPDSRLGDHPDRLLVPGVEIGSGSLGHGLGLGVGTALGLRAQGRFDPRVYVLLGDAELDEGSNHEAIAYAGATGLAKLTAIVLDNRSASHGWPGGVASRFTVNGWSAATVAGRDHEALHTALTGHDNHRPHVVVAVVTDGE, encoded by the coding sequence ATGACGACGACGACCGCCACCGAGCCCGCCGCGCTGCGGGCGCTGCTCGACCGGGTACGGGCGGGGCGCGAGTTCAGCGCGAACGTGTACTCGACGCTGGACGTGCTCCAGGTGCTCTACGACCGGGTGCTCCGGATCACCCCGGCGACCGTGGACGACCCCGACCGGGACCGCTTCCTGCTCTCCAAGGGGCACGCGGTCGCCGGCTACTACGCCCTGCTCGCCGCCAAGGGCTTCGTGCCGGTGGAGTGGCTGGACGACCAGGGCGGTCCGGACAGCCGCCTCGGCGACCACCCGGACCGCCTGCTGGTGCCCGGGGTGGAGATCGGCTCCGGGTCGCTCGGCCACGGGCTGGGTCTGGGCGTGGGCACCGCGCTCGGGCTGCGGGCCCAGGGCCGGTTCGACCCCCGGGTGTACGTGCTGCTCGGCGACGCCGAGCTGGACGAGGGCTCCAACCACGAGGCGATCGCGTACGCCGGGGCGACCGGGCTGGCCAAGCTGACCGCGATCGTGCTGGACAACCGATCGGCCAGCCACGGCTGGCCGGGCGGGGTGGCCAGCCGGTTCACCGTCAACGGATGGAGCGCCGCGACCGTGGCCGGCCGGGACCACGAGGCCCTGCACACCGCCCTCACCGGGCACGACAACCACCGGCCGCACGTCGTCGTCGCGGTCGTCACCGACGGAGAGTGA
- a CDS encoding transketolase family protein — protein sequence MRENFVATATALLDDPRTTIVLADISAAAFAPAAERHPERVINVGIREQLMVGVAGGLALTGQRPIVHSYAPFLVERAYEQIKLDLDHQGVGAVLVSVGASYDRAAAGRTHLGPADVALIDTLHDWTVHVPGHRDEVPGVLRHVVCGQDSAYVRLSARSNARAYPDAGDLRVVRDAGPGAPLLVAVGPVLDQALAAVADRPVTVAYTHRPRPFDAAGLRALADTEVIVVEPYLAGTSARVVGAALADRPHRLLTLGVGRQELRRYGTPEDHDRWHGLDAAGLRRSIDAFLAPTPVSA from the coding sequence ATGCGCGAGAACTTCGTGGCCACGGCCACCGCCCTGCTCGACGACCCCCGGACCACCATCGTCCTGGCCGACATCTCCGCCGCGGCGTTCGCCCCGGCCGCCGAGCGCCACCCGGAGCGGGTCATCAACGTCGGCATCCGGGAGCAGCTCATGGTGGGGGTGGCGGGTGGGCTCGCGCTCACCGGGCAGCGCCCGATCGTGCACAGCTACGCGCCGTTCCTCGTCGAGCGGGCGTACGAGCAGATCAAGCTGGATCTCGACCACCAGGGGGTCGGGGCGGTGCTGGTCAGCGTCGGCGCGTCGTACGACCGGGCGGCGGCGGGCCGCACCCATCTCGGCCCGGCGGACGTGGCGCTGATCGACACGTTGCACGACTGGACGGTGCACGTGCCCGGCCACCGGGACGAGGTGCCCGGGGTGCTGCGGCACGTGGTGTGCGGCCAGGATTCGGCGTACGTGCGGTTGTCGGCGCGGAGCAACGCGCGGGCGTACCCGGACGCGGGTGACCTGCGGGTGGTCCGGGACGCCGGGCCGGGCGCGCCGCTGCTGGTGGCGGTCGGCCCGGTGCTGGACCAGGCGCTCGCGGCGGTCGCCGACCGGCCGGTCACCGTGGCGTACACCCATCGACCCCGGCCGTTCGACGCCGCCGGCCTGCGGGCCCTGGCGGACACTGAGGTGATCGTGGTCGAGCCGTACCTGGCAGGCACCTCGGCCCGGGTGGTCGGCGCGGCGCTGGCCGACCGGCCACACCGGCTGCTCACCCTCGGGGTGGGCCGGCAGGAGCTGCGCCGCTACGGCACGCCCGAGGACCACGACCGCTGGCACGGCCTGGACGCGGCCGGTCTGCGCCGCTCGATCGACGCGTTCCTCGCCCCGACCCCGGTCAGTGCCTGA
- a CDS encoding glycosyltransferase family 2 protein — MKLSILMPVYNEEERIADALKQALAVDYPCEIELVVVDDGSRDGTGEVLGRMDDARLRVITHQRNAGKGAAIKTAVDSAEGEYMVILDADLEYDPQDIPRLLEPVLDGRATVVYGNRTFGSHSAYSFWYVMGNKGVTMAANVLFNSYIGDLETCFKLMPLELYRSLQVRSRGFGMEAEVTGKLLRQRIRPYEVPISYRARGREEGKKITWKDGVEAIWILARERARRRPTSVAVN, encoded by the coding sequence GTGAAGCTCTCGATCCTCATGCCGGTCTACAACGAGGAAGAACGCATCGCGGATGCCCTCAAGCAGGCATTGGCGGTGGACTACCCGTGCGAGATCGAGCTCGTCGTGGTGGACGACGGCAGCCGGGACGGCACCGGCGAGGTGCTCGGCCGGATGGACGACGCGCGGCTACGGGTGATCACCCATCAGCGCAATGCCGGCAAGGGCGCGGCGATCAAGACCGCCGTGGACAGCGCCGAGGGTGAATACATGGTCATCCTCGACGCCGACCTCGAGTACGACCCGCAGGACATCCCCCGGCTGCTCGAACCGGTGCTCGACGGCCGGGCGACGGTGGTCTACGGCAACCGGACCTTCGGCAGCCACAGTGCCTACAGCTTCTGGTACGTGATGGGCAACAAGGGCGTCACGATGGCGGCCAACGTGCTGTTCAACTCGTACATCGGCGACCTGGAGACCTGCTTCAAGCTGATGCCGCTGGAGCTGTACCGCTCGCTCCAGGTCCGGTCCCGTGGCTTCGGCATGGAGGCCGAGGTCACCGGCAAGCTGCTCCGCCAGCGCATCCGCCCCTACGAGGTGCCGATCAGCTATCGGGCGCGGGGCCGCGAGGAGGGCAAGAAGATCACCTGGAAGGACGGCGTCGAGGCCATCTGGATCCTCGCCCGTGAGCGCGCCCGGCGTCGCCCGACCAGCGTCGCCGTGAACTGA
- a CDS encoding ricin-type beta-trefoil lectin domain protein: protein MLGTPTRRGRTTRRRAIAVLSAAALALPMLVGPAAPAAAADRPAVQPLPAALEAVRAAEATALYGSPAIRPLEQRRTALITMGDSEISGEGVGNYVPGTHQDGNWCDRSYDQAVFRTGIPADEKYNLACSGATPWNLIAGGPTQHNELNQGDYLAIKARNTNVKLIWVVVGANGDGTIQFGPVATDCAIRRVFFQGACWPTYTDQWTIRTDGSRAAVEAALNSIRQTMTSAGYLRSDYELVLMSYPSPGSPDVEDNPNFPGWYSGGCLLYLADAAFARNKAVPLFESALRTAAANTGTRYLDASRLFHGHEVCTDNTSVRGLYIEIGIWDENAARQSFHPNYRGHGMFAQCVTQFWNSGQERATCVDPASTGQGVLVNGLLEFKQLRNVATGTCVDGKGYDSRNNTVQQSYGCHGGRNQGFWYDPTRQSLHSELSHDRCLDVTGGSLTANTTVNSYDCNGGPNQKFVFAGNQLKPAGTTNLCVAFDSPLLGTPRLRLATCSTSTRQQWSFESRSYANPVGYGHSDFIGSRVY from the coding sequence ATGCTTGGCACCCCCACCAGGCGCGGACGGACGACCCGGCGGCGGGCCATTGCCGTCCTGTCCGCCGCCGCCCTCGCCCTACCGATGCTGGTCGGACCGGCCGCCCCCGCAGCCGCCGCCGACCGGCCCGCCGTCCAGCCGCTACCCGCGGCCCTCGAAGCCGTCCGCGCCGCCGAGGCCACCGCCCTCTACGGTTCCCCCGCCATCCGGCCGCTGGAACAGCGACGGACCGCCCTGATCACCATGGGCGACAGCGAGATCTCCGGCGAGGGAGTCGGCAACTACGTGCCCGGCACCCACCAGGACGGCAACTGGTGCGACCGCTCGTACGACCAGGCGGTCTTCCGTACCGGCATCCCGGCTGACGAGAAGTACAACCTGGCCTGCTCGGGCGCCACCCCGTGGAACCTGATCGCCGGCGGCCCGACCCAGCACAACGAGCTCAACCAGGGCGACTACCTGGCGATCAAGGCGCGCAACACGAACGTCAAGCTGATCTGGGTGGTCGTCGGCGCGAACGGCGACGGCACCATCCAGTTCGGACCGGTCGCCACCGACTGCGCGATCCGCCGGGTCTTCTTCCAGGGCGCGTGCTGGCCGACGTACACCGACCAGTGGACGATCCGCACCGACGGCAGCCGGGCGGCGGTCGAGGCGGCGCTCAACTCCATCCGGCAGACCATGACCTCCGCCGGCTACCTGCGCTCCGACTACGAGCTGGTGCTGATGTCGTACCCGAGCCCGGGCAGCCCGGACGTGGAGGACAACCCGAACTTCCCCGGCTGGTACTCCGGCGGCTGCCTGCTCTACCTGGCCGACGCGGCGTTCGCCCGGAACAAGGCCGTGCCGCTCTTCGAGTCCGCGCTGCGCACGGCGGCGGCCAACACCGGCACCCGATACCTGGACGCCAGCCGGCTCTTCCACGGCCACGAGGTCTGCACCGACAACACCTCGGTCCGCGGTCTCTACATCGAGATCGGCATCTGGGACGAGAACGCCGCCCGGCAGTCGTTCCACCCCAACTACCGGGGGCACGGCATGTTCGCCCAGTGCGTCACACAGTTCTGGAACTCGGGCCAGGAGCGGGCGACCTGCGTCGACCCGGCCAGCACCGGGCAGGGCGTGCTGGTCAACGGGCTGCTGGAGTTCAAGCAGCTCCGCAACGTCGCCACCGGCACCTGTGTGGACGGCAAGGGGTACGACTCACGCAACAACACGGTCCAGCAGTCGTACGGCTGCCACGGCGGACGTAACCAGGGCTTCTGGTACGACCCGACGCGGCAGTCGCTGCACTCCGAGCTGTCCCACGACCGCTGCCTGGACGTGACGGGCGGCTCGCTGACCGCCAACACCACGGTCAACAGCTACGACTGCAACGGCGGGCCCAACCAGAAGTTCGTCTTCGCCGGCAACCAGCTCAAGCCGGCCGGCACGACCAACCTCTGCGTCGCCTTCGACAGCCCGTTGCTGGGCACCCCACGGCTGCGGCTGGCCACCTGCTCCACGAGCACCCGCCAGCAGTGGTCCTTCGAGTCCCGCTCGTACGCCAACCCGGTCGGCTACGGCCACTCCGACTTCATCGGCTCCCGGGTCTACTGA